A portion of the Meriones unguiculatus strain TT.TT164.6M chromosome 14, Bangor_MerUng_6.1, whole genome shotgun sequence genome contains these proteins:
- the LOC110566033 gene encoding LOW QUALITY PROTEIN: olfactory receptor 51F2 (The sequence of the model RefSeq protein was modified relative to this genomic sequence to represent the inferred CDS: deleted 1 base in 1 codon): MLILNNTNSQPPTFLLTGIPGLRAAQVWISIPFCLLYVVALSGNSMILLVILHEQSLHEPMYYFLSMLSVTDLSLSLCTLSTTLGVLWFEAREINLNACIAQMFFLHGFTFMESGVLLARPWIVALDRFVAFCAALRYTAILTNARVAQIGIVVLIRNVAVMLPVVLFVKRLSFCRSLVLSHSYCYHVDLIQLSCTDNRINSILGLFALFSTTGFDCPCILLSYVLIIRAVLSIASSEERQKAFNTCISHLSAVAIFYIPLISLSLVHRYGHSAPAFVHTIMANVFLLIPPVLNPIIYSVKTKQIRKAIIRVLNQKQSQI, translated from the exons ATGCTCATCCTCAATAATACCAATTCCCAACCTCCGACCTTTCTTCTCACTGGTATACCAGGCCTGAGAGCAGCTCAGGTCTGGATCTCCATTCCCTTTTGTCTCCTGTACGTAGTAGCCCTCTCTGGGAACAGCATGATCCTGCTGGTGATCCTTCATGAGCAGAGCCTCCACGAGCCCATGTACTATTTCCTTTCCATGCTTTCAGTCACAGACCTGAGCTTGTCTCTGTGCACACTTTCCACTACCCTTGGTGTCCTCTGGTTTGAAGCTCGAGAGATCAACCTAAATGCTTGCATTGCCCAGATGTTCTTTCTCCATGGGTTTACTTTCATGGAGTCAGGAGTTCTGCTGGCC CGGCCTTGGATCGTGGCCTTGGATCGTTTTGTGGCCTTCTGTGCTGCACTAAGATATACCGCTATTCTTACCAATGCCAGGGTTGCTCAGATTGGCATAGTTGTGCTGATAAGGAACGTTGCTGTCATGTTGCCAGTCGTGCTCTTTGTCAAGAGGCTGTCCTTCTGCAGGTCTCTGGTTCTTTCGCATTCTTACTGCTACCATGTGGATCTCATTCAGCTCTCTTGTACAGACAACAGAATCAATAGCATTCTTGGTCTCTTTGCACTGTTCTCCACTACAGGGTTTGACTGCCCTTGCATCCTGCTCTCCTATGTATTGATCATCCGAGCTGTCCTCAGCATCGCTTCCTCAGAGGAGCGGCAGAAAGCCTTCAATACGTGCATATCCCACCTTAGTGCTGTCGCCATCTTCTACATCCCTCTCATCAGCTTGTCTCTTGTGCACCGCTATGGCCATTCAGCACCTGCCTTTGTCCACACCATCATGGCCAATGTCTTCCTGCTCATCCCTCCTGTGCTCAACCCTATAATCTACAGTGTGAAGACGAAGCAGATTCGGAAGGCTATTATCAGGGTTTTAAATCAGAAGCAGAGCCAAATCTAA